One window of Salminus brasiliensis chromosome 16, fSalBra1.hap2, whole genome shotgun sequence genomic DNA carries:
- the tjp2a gene encoding tight junction protein ZO-2a isoform X1 has protein sequence MKYKKFITIMQAAIGIAPLNKRELLPPGRKLWRPSGDQTGTDVFKFYLTKEAQYLCLRRLSTPNYITIIKNPVMEETVWEQYTVTLQRDTKMGFGIAVSGGRDNPNAENGETSITVSDVLQGGPADGLLFENDRVIQVNTSPMDNVPHSFAVQTLRKCGKVAKITVKRPRRVPVNILKRAPSPDDRVFCNPDYNDYYDYDQDRRSVYSRPDHDAASERGYPDSEYDYDRSSRGRPLDRDLSSDGQYRRDGSRGRLLERERSPDNRYRSDRTLDRDRSPDRRYRSEHALDRDYSPDRHYSSDRGRSPDRRYRSDYTLDRTHSPDQRYRDRDHRKYEPRQEEPPKRSGSRDRLDRSPSPPPPRDPEPLDKPVSVMLLKNRPNEEYGLRLGSQLFIKEMTSTGLASKAGNLQEGDIILKINGTVTENLSLSDAGKLIEKSRGKLQLVVQRDRRQILVRMPPMADSDSELDDISEIESYRSYSPQDDRRGHHSDLSSHSSNERLREKPRDEPPNRLAKMGAKPTPFRTAPEELPPPPVEQDEPHVEEPPAAPVVSAAPKLSVPPKPKAVPKVPLRPSPEDLEIYGPNTVMVRFQKGESVGLRLAGGNDVGIFIAGVQEDSPAEVEGLRTGDQIMKVNSMDFRGMVREDAVLYLLEIPKGEDVTILAQSKPDVYSDILSSGRGDNFFIRTHFDHEKDAPQGLAFTRGEVFKVVDTLYDGKLGSWLAIRTDKDNQLLEKGIIPSKSRAEQMANVQSAQKGAGNDRGDFWRLRGQRAGKKKDLRKSREDLTANPVTTRFPAYERVVLREAGFRRPVVIFGPIADAANEKLANDMPEEFVLAKTEPKDAGSEKSSGVVRLNTIRHIIEQDKHALLDVAPKAVDTLNYTQWYPIVVFLNPDSKQGVKAMRNRLVPGSNRSSRKLYEQAVKLRKACSHLFTNTVDLNSAHDAWYGALKDTIREQQNRAVWVCEGKLDGPEEDLDLHDDRMSYLSAMSADYLSMDSRLTSDYEDTADEGGAYTDNELDEPTDEPLVSGTSRSSEPVLPDEKPAPVPRMKRAGSREVLRDPSPPPSFVPEPPKVRSHARGSDSRSFDSHSSSTVSSDTPVSSKPLPPPVALKPSFSGRPAPAPAPALERVSDVEDPASRSFLGKVKAFEQMDHLARAQRMLELQEAENARLEISQKHPDIYAVPIKPKPNQNRPQPIGSSSNSESHGSSSKPPYMEGRGHYRSSAADDDEEEYRRQLSDQTRRGYYNPQKYNDTEL, from the exons AACCCAGTTATGGAGGAGACGGTGTGGGAGCAGTACACGGTGACCTTACAGCGG GACACCAAAATGGGGTTTGGTATCGCTGTATCTGGTGGGAGAGACAATCCAAATGCAGAAAACGGAGAAACCTCAATCACTGTATCTGATGTGCTCCAGGGAGGACCTGCCGATGGCCTGCTGTT TGAGAACGACAGAGTTATCCAGGTCAACACGTCTCCCATGGACAACGTCCCGCACTCCTTTGCTGTCCAGACTCTGCGCAAGTGCGGCAAAGTCGCCAAAATA ACTGTAAAGAGGCCTCGGAGGGTTCCTGTCAACATACTAAAGCGTGCGCCCTCCCCAGACGATCGCGTTTTCTGTAACCCCGACTACAATGACTATTACGACTATGACCAGGATCGACGCAGTGTGTACAGCCGGCCAGACCATGACGCTGCTTCGGAGCGTGGCTACCCCGATTCAGAATATGACTATGATCGCAGCAGCCGTGGCCGGCCGCTAGACCGAGACCTCAGCTCCGACGGGCAATATCGCCGGGACGGCAGCCGAGGACGACTGCTGGAACGAGAACGCAGTCCTGACAATCGTTACCGTAGTGACCGCACCCTGGACCGCGACCGCAGCCCCGACCGCCGTTACCGTAGCGAACATGCCCTGGACCGGGACTACAGCCCTGACCGCCATTACAGCAGTGACCGAGGCCGCAGCCCTGACCGCCGTTATCGTAGCGACTACACTCTGGACCGAACGCACAGCCCGGACCAGCGCTACAGAGACAGAGATCACAGGAAGTATGAGCCCCGACAAGAGGAGCCGCCGAAGAGGAGTGGCAGCCGAGACCGACTCGACCGTTCACCCTCCCCTCCTCCGCCACGAGACCCTGAACCCCTGGACAAACCAGTCAGCGTCATGCTGCTGAAGAACCGGCCTAATGAGG AATATGGCCTGCGTTTGGGCAGTCAGCTCTTCATTAAAGAGATGACCAGCACTGGACTGGCCTCCAAAGCCGGAAACCTGCAAGAGGGAGACATCATTCTGAAG ATCAACGGTACAGTCACAGAGAATCTGTCTCTGAGTGATGCGGGGAAGCTGATTGAGAAGTCTCGAGGGAAGCTGCAGCTTGTGGTGCAGAGGGACCGCCGGCAGATTCTGGTCCGGATGCCTCCTATGGCCGACAGTGATTCAGAGCTGGATG ATATTTCTGAGATTGAATCTTATCGGTCATACTCTCCACAAGACGACAGACGTGGACACCACTCTGACCTGTCCTCGCACTCCTCCAATGAGAGGCTCCGGGAAAAACCAAG GGATGAGCCTCCGAACAGACTGGCTAAGATGGGTGCCAAGCCAACACCATTCCGAACAGCTCCAGAGGAACTGCCACCTCCTCCAGTGGAGCAGGATGAGCCCCATGTCGAGGAACCTCCTG CAGCTCCAGTGGTCAGTGCTGCTCCGAAACTTAGTGTTCCACCTAAACCCAAAGCTGTTCCAAAGGTGCCACTTCGACCAAGCCCAGAAGACCTGGAGATATACGG GCCCAACACAGTGATGGTGCGTTTCCAGAAGGGTGAGAGTGTGGGGCTGAGACTGGCAGGGGGTAATGATGTGGGCATTTTCATCGCGGGTGTTCAGGAGGACAGTCCTGCAGAAGTGGAGGGACTCCGCACAGGAGATCAGATTATGAAG GTAAATAGCATGGACTTTAGAGGCATGGTGAGAGAGGATGCAGTGCTGTACTTGCTGGAGATCCCTAAAGGAGAGGATGTCACTATCCTGGCACAGAGCAAACCTGATG TTTATAGTGACATCCTGAGTTCAGGCAGAGGGGATAACTTCTTCATCAGAACTCATTTTGACCATGAGAAAGATGCCCCACAGGGCCTGGCCTTCACCAGGGGAGAGGTATTTAAGGTGGTGGACACACTATATGATGGCAAACTGGGCAGCTGGCTGGCCATCCGCACCGACAAGGACAACCAGCTGCTAGAGAAGGGAATCATCCCCAGCaagagcag GGCTGAACAGATGGCCAACGTGCAGAGTGCCCAGAAAGGAGCAGGCAATGACAGAGGGGATTTCTGGAGGCTGAGAGGTCAAAGAGCAGGCAAGAAGAAGGACCTGCGCAAAAGCAGAGAAGACTTGACTGCCAACCCGGTCACCACTCGCTTCCCAGCATACGAGAGGGTGGTGCTGCGAGAGG CTGGGTTCAGAAGGCCTGTGGTTATTTTTGGTCCGATCGCAGATGCGGCCAATGAGAAGTTAGCTAATGATATGCCGGAGGAGTTTGTTCTTGCTA AGACGGAACCCAAAGACGCAGGCTCTGAGAAATCCTCAGGAGTGGTGAGACTGAACACCATACGACATATCATTGAACAG GACAAGCATGCATTACTCGATGTAGCTCCAAAGGCTGTGGACACCTTGAACTACACCCAGTGGTACCCCATCGTAGTTTTCCTCAACCCAGACAGCAAGCAGGGGGTGAAGGCCATGAGGAACCGTCTGGTGCCTGGCTCCAACCGCAGCTCCCGCAAACTCTACGAGCAGGCAGTGAAACTGAGGAAGGCCTGCTCCCACCTCTTCACTA ACACAGTGGATCTGAACTCTGCACATGATGCGTGGTATGGAGCTCTGAAGGACACCATTCGTGAACAGCAGAACAGAGCCGTGTGGGTCTGTGAGGGCAAA CTGGATGGCCCTGAGGAGGACCTGGACCTTCATGACGACCGCATGTCCTACTTGTCGGCCATGAGCGCAGACTACCTCAGCATGGACAGCCGCCTGACCAGTGATTATGAGGACACCGCTGATGAAGGAGGAGCTTACACAGATAACGAGCTTGACGAGCCCACGGATGAGCCGCTGGTGTCTGGGACCAGCCGCTCTTCTGAACCAGTGCTGcctgatgag AAACCTGCTCCTGTACCCCGCATGAAGCGAGCTGGCAGCCGGGAGGTGCTACGAGACCCTAGTCCCCCTCCTTCCTTTGTCCCAGAGCCCCCCAAG GTCAGGTCTCATGCTCGTGGCAGTGACAGCAGAAGTTTTGActcacactccagcagcacagtGAGCAGTGACACCCCTGTTAGCTCTAAACCCCTTCCACCTCCTGTGGCCCTCAAGCCCAGCTTCTCTGGTCGACCTGCACCTGCACCTGCCCCAGCTCTGGAACGCGTCTCCGATGTAGAAGATCCAGCCAGCCGCTCATTCCTGGGCAAGGTGAAGGCCTTTGAGCAGATGGACCACCTGGCCAGAGCACAGAGAATGTTGGAGCTACAGGAGGCCGAAAACGCACGG CTGGAAATCTCTCAGAAGCATCCTGATATTTATGCTGTCCCCATCAAACCAAAGCCCAATCAGAACAGACCGCAACCTATTGG TTCCAGTTCAAACTCAGAATCTCACGGCTCATCTTCCAAACCACCCTACATGGAGGGTCGTGGCCACTACCGCTCTTCTGCTGCCGATGATGACGAGGAAGAGTATCGCCGCCAGCTGTCTGATCAGACTCGCAGAGGCTACTACAACCCACAGAAATACAATGACACTGAACTGTAG
- the tjp2a gene encoding tight junction protein ZO-2a isoform X2 produces MKTVLSLHRKWVHTVKAIRILQGINPVMEETVWEQYTVTLQRDTKMGFGIAVSGGRDNPNAENGETSITVSDVLQGGPADGLLFENDRVIQVNTSPMDNVPHSFAVQTLRKCGKVAKITVKRPRRVPVNILKRAPSPDDRVFCNPDYNDYYDYDQDRRSVYSRPDHDAASERGYPDSEYDYDRSSRGRPLDRDLSSDGQYRRDGSRGRLLERERSPDNRYRSDRTLDRDRSPDRRYRSEHALDRDYSPDRHYSSDRGRSPDRRYRSDYTLDRTHSPDQRYRDRDHRKYEPRQEEPPKRSGSRDRLDRSPSPPPPRDPEPLDKPVSVMLLKNRPNEEYGLRLGSQLFIKEMTSTGLASKAGNLQEGDIILKINGTVTENLSLSDAGKLIEKSRGKLQLVVQRDRRQILVRMPPMADSDSELDDISEIESYRSYSPQDDRRGHHSDLSSHSSNERLREKPRDEPPNRLAKMGAKPTPFRTAPEELPPPPVEQDEPHVEEPPAAPVVSAAPKLSVPPKPKAVPKVPLRPSPEDLEIYGPNTVMVRFQKGESVGLRLAGGNDVGIFIAGVQEDSPAEVEGLRTGDQIMKVNSMDFRGMVREDAVLYLLEIPKGEDVTILAQSKPDVYSDILSSGRGDNFFIRTHFDHEKDAPQGLAFTRGEVFKVVDTLYDGKLGSWLAIRTDKDNQLLEKGIIPSKSRAEQMANVQSAQKGAGNDRGDFWRLRGQRAGKKKDLRKSREDLTANPVTTRFPAYERVVLREAGFRRPVVIFGPIADAANEKLANDMPEEFVLAKTEPKDAGSEKSSGVVRLNTIRHIIEQDKHALLDVAPKAVDTLNYTQWYPIVVFLNPDSKQGVKAMRNRLVPGSNRSSRKLYEQAVKLRKACSHLFTNTVDLNSAHDAWYGALKDTIREQQNRAVWVCEGKLDGPEEDLDLHDDRMSYLSAMSADYLSMDSRLTSDYEDTADEGGAYTDNELDEPTDEPLVSGTSRSSEPVLPDEKPAPVPRMKRAGSREVLRDPSPPPSFVPEPPKVRSHARGSDSRSFDSHSSSTVSSDTPVSSKPLPPPVALKPSFSGRPAPAPAPALERVSDVEDPASRSFLGKVKAFEQMDHLARAQRMLELQEAENARLEISQKHPDIYAVPIKPKPNQNRPQPIGSSSNSESHGSSSKPPYMEGRGHYRSSAADDDEEEYRRQLSDQTRRGYYNPQKYNDTEL; encoded by the exons ATGAAGACGGTACTGTCGCTGCACAGGAAATGGGTCCACACGGTCAAAGCCATCCGCATCCTCCAGGGCATC AACCCAGTTATGGAGGAGACGGTGTGGGAGCAGTACACGGTGACCTTACAGCGG GACACCAAAATGGGGTTTGGTATCGCTGTATCTGGTGGGAGAGACAATCCAAATGCAGAAAACGGAGAAACCTCAATCACTGTATCTGATGTGCTCCAGGGAGGACCTGCCGATGGCCTGCTGTT TGAGAACGACAGAGTTATCCAGGTCAACACGTCTCCCATGGACAACGTCCCGCACTCCTTTGCTGTCCAGACTCTGCGCAAGTGCGGCAAAGTCGCCAAAATA ACTGTAAAGAGGCCTCGGAGGGTTCCTGTCAACATACTAAAGCGTGCGCCCTCCCCAGACGATCGCGTTTTCTGTAACCCCGACTACAATGACTATTACGACTATGACCAGGATCGACGCAGTGTGTACAGCCGGCCAGACCATGACGCTGCTTCGGAGCGTGGCTACCCCGATTCAGAATATGACTATGATCGCAGCAGCCGTGGCCGGCCGCTAGACCGAGACCTCAGCTCCGACGGGCAATATCGCCGGGACGGCAGCCGAGGACGACTGCTGGAACGAGAACGCAGTCCTGACAATCGTTACCGTAGTGACCGCACCCTGGACCGCGACCGCAGCCCCGACCGCCGTTACCGTAGCGAACATGCCCTGGACCGGGACTACAGCCCTGACCGCCATTACAGCAGTGACCGAGGCCGCAGCCCTGACCGCCGTTATCGTAGCGACTACACTCTGGACCGAACGCACAGCCCGGACCAGCGCTACAGAGACAGAGATCACAGGAAGTATGAGCCCCGACAAGAGGAGCCGCCGAAGAGGAGTGGCAGCCGAGACCGACTCGACCGTTCACCCTCCCCTCCTCCGCCACGAGACCCTGAACCCCTGGACAAACCAGTCAGCGTCATGCTGCTGAAGAACCGGCCTAATGAGG AATATGGCCTGCGTTTGGGCAGTCAGCTCTTCATTAAAGAGATGACCAGCACTGGACTGGCCTCCAAAGCCGGAAACCTGCAAGAGGGAGACATCATTCTGAAG ATCAACGGTACAGTCACAGAGAATCTGTCTCTGAGTGATGCGGGGAAGCTGATTGAGAAGTCTCGAGGGAAGCTGCAGCTTGTGGTGCAGAGGGACCGCCGGCAGATTCTGGTCCGGATGCCTCCTATGGCCGACAGTGATTCAGAGCTGGATG ATATTTCTGAGATTGAATCTTATCGGTCATACTCTCCACAAGACGACAGACGTGGACACCACTCTGACCTGTCCTCGCACTCCTCCAATGAGAGGCTCCGGGAAAAACCAAG GGATGAGCCTCCGAACAGACTGGCTAAGATGGGTGCCAAGCCAACACCATTCCGAACAGCTCCAGAGGAACTGCCACCTCCTCCAGTGGAGCAGGATGAGCCCCATGTCGAGGAACCTCCTG CAGCTCCAGTGGTCAGTGCTGCTCCGAAACTTAGTGTTCCACCTAAACCCAAAGCTGTTCCAAAGGTGCCACTTCGACCAAGCCCAGAAGACCTGGAGATATACGG GCCCAACACAGTGATGGTGCGTTTCCAGAAGGGTGAGAGTGTGGGGCTGAGACTGGCAGGGGGTAATGATGTGGGCATTTTCATCGCGGGTGTTCAGGAGGACAGTCCTGCAGAAGTGGAGGGACTCCGCACAGGAGATCAGATTATGAAG GTAAATAGCATGGACTTTAGAGGCATGGTGAGAGAGGATGCAGTGCTGTACTTGCTGGAGATCCCTAAAGGAGAGGATGTCACTATCCTGGCACAGAGCAAACCTGATG TTTATAGTGACATCCTGAGTTCAGGCAGAGGGGATAACTTCTTCATCAGAACTCATTTTGACCATGAGAAAGATGCCCCACAGGGCCTGGCCTTCACCAGGGGAGAGGTATTTAAGGTGGTGGACACACTATATGATGGCAAACTGGGCAGCTGGCTGGCCATCCGCACCGACAAGGACAACCAGCTGCTAGAGAAGGGAATCATCCCCAGCaagagcag GGCTGAACAGATGGCCAACGTGCAGAGTGCCCAGAAAGGAGCAGGCAATGACAGAGGGGATTTCTGGAGGCTGAGAGGTCAAAGAGCAGGCAAGAAGAAGGACCTGCGCAAAAGCAGAGAAGACTTGACTGCCAACCCGGTCACCACTCGCTTCCCAGCATACGAGAGGGTGGTGCTGCGAGAGG CTGGGTTCAGAAGGCCTGTGGTTATTTTTGGTCCGATCGCAGATGCGGCCAATGAGAAGTTAGCTAATGATATGCCGGAGGAGTTTGTTCTTGCTA AGACGGAACCCAAAGACGCAGGCTCTGAGAAATCCTCAGGAGTGGTGAGACTGAACACCATACGACATATCATTGAACAG GACAAGCATGCATTACTCGATGTAGCTCCAAAGGCTGTGGACACCTTGAACTACACCCAGTGGTACCCCATCGTAGTTTTCCTCAACCCAGACAGCAAGCAGGGGGTGAAGGCCATGAGGAACCGTCTGGTGCCTGGCTCCAACCGCAGCTCCCGCAAACTCTACGAGCAGGCAGTGAAACTGAGGAAGGCCTGCTCCCACCTCTTCACTA ACACAGTGGATCTGAACTCTGCACATGATGCGTGGTATGGAGCTCTGAAGGACACCATTCGTGAACAGCAGAACAGAGCCGTGTGGGTCTGTGAGGGCAAA CTGGATGGCCCTGAGGAGGACCTGGACCTTCATGACGACCGCATGTCCTACTTGTCGGCCATGAGCGCAGACTACCTCAGCATGGACAGCCGCCTGACCAGTGATTATGAGGACACCGCTGATGAAGGAGGAGCTTACACAGATAACGAGCTTGACGAGCCCACGGATGAGCCGCTGGTGTCTGGGACCAGCCGCTCTTCTGAACCAGTGCTGcctgatgag AAACCTGCTCCTGTACCCCGCATGAAGCGAGCTGGCAGCCGGGAGGTGCTACGAGACCCTAGTCCCCCTCCTTCCTTTGTCCCAGAGCCCCCCAAG GTCAGGTCTCATGCTCGTGGCAGTGACAGCAGAAGTTTTGActcacactccagcagcacagtGAGCAGTGACACCCCTGTTAGCTCTAAACCCCTTCCACCTCCTGTGGCCCTCAAGCCCAGCTTCTCTGGTCGACCTGCACCTGCACCTGCCCCAGCTCTGGAACGCGTCTCCGATGTAGAAGATCCAGCCAGCCGCTCATTCCTGGGCAAGGTGAAGGCCTTTGAGCAGATGGACCACCTGGCCAGAGCACAGAGAATGTTGGAGCTACAGGAGGCCGAAAACGCACGG CTGGAAATCTCTCAGAAGCATCCTGATATTTATGCTGTCCCCATCAAACCAAAGCCCAATCAGAACAGACCGCAACCTATTGG TTCCAGTTCAAACTCAGAATCTCACGGCTCATCTTCCAAACCACCCTACATGGAGGGTCGTGGCCACTACCGCTCTTCTGCTGCCGATGATGACGAGGAAGAGTATCGCCGCCAGCTGTCTGATCAGACTCGCAGAGGCTACTACAACCCACAGAAATACAATGACACTGAACTGTAG
- the tjp2a gene encoding tight junction protein ZO-2a isoform X3 — MEETVWEQYTVTLQRDTKMGFGIAVSGGRDNPNAENGETSITVSDVLQGGPADGLLFENDRVIQVNTSPMDNVPHSFAVQTLRKCGKVAKITVKRPRRVPVNILKRAPSPDDRVFCNPDYNDYYDYDQDRRSVYSRPDHDAASERGYPDSEYDYDRSSRGRPLDRDLSSDGQYRRDGSRGRLLERERSPDNRYRSDRTLDRDRSPDRRYRSEHALDRDYSPDRHYSSDRGRSPDRRYRSDYTLDRTHSPDQRYRDRDHRKYEPRQEEPPKRSGSRDRLDRSPSPPPPRDPEPLDKPVSVMLLKNRPNEEYGLRLGSQLFIKEMTSTGLASKAGNLQEGDIILKINGTVTENLSLSDAGKLIEKSRGKLQLVVQRDRRQILVRMPPMADSDSELDDISEIESYRSYSPQDDRRGHHSDLSSHSSNERLREKPRDEPPNRLAKMGAKPTPFRTAPEELPPPPVEQDEPHVEEPPAAPVVSAAPKLSVPPKPKAVPKVPLRPSPEDLEIYGPNTVMVRFQKGESVGLRLAGGNDVGIFIAGVQEDSPAEVEGLRTGDQIMKVNSMDFRGMVREDAVLYLLEIPKGEDVTILAQSKPDVYSDILSSGRGDNFFIRTHFDHEKDAPQGLAFTRGEVFKVVDTLYDGKLGSWLAIRTDKDNQLLEKGIIPSKSRAEQMANVQSAQKGAGNDRGDFWRLRGQRAGKKKDLRKSREDLTANPVTTRFPAYERVVLREAGFRRPVVIFGPIADAANEKLANDMPEEFVLAKTEPKDAGSEKSSGVVRLNTIRHIIEQDKHALLDVAPKAVDTLNYTQWYPIVVFLNPDSKQGVKAMRNRLVPGSNRSSRKLYEQAVKLRKACSHLFTNTVDLNSAHDAWYGALKDTIREQQNRAVWVCEGKLDGPEEDLDLHDDRMSYLSAMSADYLSMDSRLTSDYEDTADEGGAYTDNELDEPTDEPLVSGTSRSSEPVLPDEKPAPVPRMKRAGSREVLRDPSPPPSFVPEPPKVRSHARGSDSRSFDSHSSSTVSSDTPVSSKPLPPPVALKPSFSGRPAPAPAPALERVSDVEDPASRSFLGKVKAFEQMDHLARAQRMLELQEAENARLEISQKHPDIYAVPIKPKPNQNRPQPIGSSSNSESHGSSSKPPYMEGRGHYRSSAADDDEEEYRRQLSDQTRRGYYNPQKYNDTEL, encoded by the exons ATGGAGGAGACGGTGTGGGAGCAGTACACGGTGACCTTACAGCGG GACACCAAAATGGGGTTTGGTATCGCTGTATCTGGTGGGAGAGACAATCCAAATGCAGAAAACGGAGAAACCTCAATCACTGTATCTGATGTGCTCCAGGGAGGACCTGCCGATGGCCTGCTGTT TGAGAACGACAGAGTTATCCAGGTCAACACGTCTCCCATGGACAACGTCCCGCACTCCTTTGCTGTCCAGACTCTGCGCAAGTGCGGCAAAGTCGCCAAAATA ACTGTAAAGAGGCCTCGGAGGGTTCCTGTCAACATACTAAAGCGTGCGCCCTCCCCAGACGATCGCGTTTTCTGTAACCCCGACTACAATGACTATTACGACTATGACCAGGATCGACGCAGTGTGTACAGCCGGCCAGACCATGACGCTGCTTCGGAGCGTGGCTACCCCGATTCAGAATATGACTATGATCGCAGCAGCCGTGGCCGGCCGCTAGACCGAGACCTCAGCTCCGACGGGCAATATCGCCGGGACGGCAGCCGAGGACGACTGCTGGAACGAGAACGCAGTCCTGACAATCGTTACCGTAGTGACCGCACCCTGGACCGCGACCGCAGCCCCGACCGCCGTTACCGTAGCGAACATGCCCTGGACCGGGACTACAGCCCTGACCGCCATTACAGCAGTGACCGAGGCCGCAGCCCTGACCGCCGTTATCGTAGCGACTACACTCTGGACCGAACGCACAGCCCGGACCAGCGCTACAGAGACAGAGATCACAGGAAGTATGAGCCCCGACAAGAGGAGCCGCCGAAGAGGAGTGGCAGCCGAGACCGACTCGACCGTTCACCCTCCCCTCCTCCGCCACGAGACCCTGAACCCCTGGACAAACCAGTCAGCGTCATGCTGCTGAAGAACCGGCCTAATGAGG AATATGGCCTGCGTTTGGGCAGTCAGCTCTTCATTAAAGAGATGACCAGCACTGGACTGGCCTCCAAAGCCGGAAACCTGCAAGAGGGAGACATCATTCTGAAG ATCAACGGTACAGTCACAGAGAATCTGTCTCTGAGTGATGCGGGGAAGCTGATTGAGAAGTCTCGAGGGAAGCTGCAGCTTGTGGTGCAGAGGGACCGCCGGCAGATTCTGGTCCGGATGCCTCCTATGGCCGACAGTGATTCAGAGCTGGATG ATATTTCTGAGATTGAATCTTATCGGTCATACTCTCCACAAGACGACAGACGTGGACACCACTCTGACCTGTCCTCGCACTCCTCCAATGAGAGGCTCCGGGAAAAACCAAG GGATGAGCCTCCGAACAGACTGGCTAAGATGGGTGCCAAGCCAACACCATTCCGAACAGCTCCAGAGGAACTGCCACCTCCTCCAGTGGAGCAGGATGAGCCCCATGTCGAGGAACCTCCTG CAGCTCCAGTGGTCAGTGCTGCTCCGAAACTTAGTGTTCCACCTAAACCCAAAGCTGTTCCAAAGGTGCCACTTCGACCAAGCCCAGAAGACCTGGAGATATACGG GCCCAACACAGTGATGGTGCGTTTCCAGAAGGGTGAGAGTGTGGGGCTGAGACTGGCAGGGGGTAATGATGTGGGCATTTTCATCGCGGGTGTTCAGGAGGACAGTCCTGCAGAAGTGGAGGGACTCCGCACAGGAGATCAGATTATGAAG GTAAATAGCATGGACTTTAGAGGCATGGTGAGAGAGGATGCAGTGCTGTACTTGCTGGAGATCCCTAAAGGAGAGGATGTCACTATCCTGGCACAGAGCAAACCTGATG TTTATAGTGACATCCTGAGTTCAGGCAGAGGGGATAACTTCTTCATCAGAACTCATTTTGACCATGAGAAAGATGCCCCACAGGGCCTGGCCTTCACCAGGGGAGAGGTATTTAAGGTGGTGGACACACTATATGATGGCAAACTGGGCAGCTGGCTGGCCATCCGCACCGACAAGGACAACCAGCTGCTAGAGAAGGGAATCATCCCCAGCaagagcag GGCTGAACAGATGGCCAACGTGCAGAGTGCCCAGAAAGGAGCAGGCAATGACAGAGGGGATTTCTGGAGGCTGAGAGGTCAAAGAGCAGGCAAGAAGAAGGACCTGCGCAAAAGCAGAGAAGACTTGACTGCCAACCCGGTCACCACTCGCTTCCCAGCATACGAGAGGGTGGTGCTGCGAGAGG CTGGGTTCAGAAGGCCTGTGGTTATTTTTGGTCCGATCGCAGATGCGGCCAATGAGAAGTTAGCTAATGATATGCCGGAGGAGTTTGTTCTTGCTA AGACGGAACCCAAAGACGCAGGCTCTGAGAAATCCTCAGGAGTGGTGAGACTGAACACCATACGACATATCATTGAACAG GACAAGCATGCATTACTCGATGTAGCTCCAAAGGCTGTGGACACCTTGAACTACACCCAGTGGTACCCCATCGTAGTTTTCCTCAACCCAGACAGCAAGCAGGGGGTGAAGGCCATGAGGAACCGTCTGGTGCCTGGCTCCAACCGCAGCTCCCGCAAACTCTACGAGCAGGCAGTGAAACTGAGGAAGGCCTGCTCCCACCTCTTCACTA ACACAGTGGATCTGAACTCTGCACATGATGCGTGGTATGGAGCTCTGAAGGACACCATTCGTGAACAGCAGAACAGAGCCGTGTGGGTCTGTGAGGGCAAA CTGGATGGCCCTGAGGAGGACCTGGACCTTCATGACGACCGCATGTCCTACTTGTCGGCCATGAGCGCAGACTACCTCAGCATGGACAGCCGCCTGACCAGTGATTATGAGGACACCGCTGATGAAGGAGGAGCTTACACAGATAACGAGCTTGACGAGCCCACGGATGAGCCGCTGGTGTCTGGGACCAGCCGCTCTTCTGAACCAGTGCTGcctgatgag AAACCTGCTCCTGTACCCCGCATGAAGCGAGCTGGCAGCCGGGAGGTGCTACGAGACCCTAGTCCCCCTCCTTCCTTTGTCCCAGAGCCCCCCAAG GTCAGGTCTCATGCTCGTGGCAGTGACAGCAGAAGTTTTGActcacactccagcagcacagtGAGCAGTGACACCCCTGTTAGCTCTAAACCCCTTCCACCTCCTGTGGCCCTCAAGCCCAGCTTCTCTGGTCGACCTGCACCTGCACCTGCCCCAGCTCTGGAACGCGTCTCCGATGTAGAAGATCCAGCCAGCCGCTCATTCCTGGGCAAGGTGAAGGCCTTTGAGCAGATGGACCACCTGGCCAGAGCACAGAGAATGTTGGAGCTACAGGAGGCCGAAAACGCACGG CTGGAAATCTCTCAGAAGCATCCTGATATTTATGCTGTCCCCATCAAACCAAAGCCCAATCAGAACAGACCGCAACCTATTGG TTCCAGTTCAAACTCAGAATCTCACGGCTCATCTTCCAAACCACCCTACATGGAGGGTCGTGGCCACTACCGCTCTTCTGCTGCCGATGATGACGAGGAAGAGTATCGCCGCCAGCTGTCTGATCAGACTCGCAGAGGCTACTACAACCCACAGAAATACAATGACACTGAACTGTAG